The segment CGACCAGGGCGCCGCCGCGACCCTCGTGGCCGTCACCGCCCGCAGTCAGCGGGACAAGGCGGGGCGGGACCCGGCCGACTGGGTGCCCTCGGACGCCGCGCGGTACTGCCGTTACGTCGGCGAGTGGGTGTCCACCAAGCTGCGCTGGGGCCTGTCGGCCGACAAGGACGAGGTGGAGGCGCTCAAGCTGTTCGCCGACGGACCTTGTGAGGAGACGGTCGTGCTCCGGTCGACGACGCCTCGGTAGGCCCCTTTCCCCTCCCCTCGGACCGGGCGAGCGAGAACGTCACGGCGAGCGAGGCGAGGGCGAGGAGCACCATCGCCGTGCGCGGTGACGTGTACTGGGCGAGGGTGCCCGCCAGCGCCGCGCTCACCCCCTGGAGCGCGAGCATCCCCGAGGTGTGAAGGCCGAGGGCGTGTCCGCTCAGTTCCTCCGGCACCAGGGTCATCAGCCGCTCCTGGTGCAGGAGGCTCGCCGCGTACCCGGCCGCCGAGAGCGTCACCGCGAGCAGGGCCAGCGGCAGCGCGGGGTCCAGGGCGAACACCAGGAACGGGGCCGCGAGCAGCGCCTGGAGCGGGAACCGGATCCGGCCGCGCAGCCGCGACGGTACGAAGCGTCCCACGACCGTGTCCCCGGCCAGCATCCCGAGCGCGGCACACGCGAACAGCAGCCCGGCGCGCTCGGGGTCGTACGGCACGAAGAGCGACTCGCAGCCCACGATCAGGCCGTTGGGCACCCACAGGGCGAGATAGCAGCGGCGGCGGGCGGGCGAGGACAGCAGCCGCCGGTTGGTGCGCCAGGTCTCGCCGACCGAGGCCCGGCCCGCGGCACGCGGCGGACGCTCCCCGAGGCCGAGGCGGCCCAGGAGCGCGGCGGCGAGGTAGAGCCCCGCGCCCACCAGGACCGTGCCGCGCGGCGAGAGCAGGGCGATCAGCACGCCGCCGGTCGCGAAGCCGCCGATCTGGCAGGCACCGACGGCCATGTTCGTCACCGAGCGGCCGAGGAGGAAGTCCTCGCGGGCGAGGATCTCGTTCAGGAGCCCGTAGCGCACGCCGCCGCCGAGCGAGGCGGCGAGGCCCTCGGCGAGAAGGATCGCGAAGACCGCCCAGGTCGGCAGCCCGGGGACCGCCAGGACGGCGGTGCCCAGGGCGAAGAAGAGCGCGATCCCGGAGATCGCGGCGCGTGGCGGCACCCGGTCGGCGGCCGAGAGCAGGGTGGTCGCGCCGACGAGCTGGGCGAGCGAGGGCCCGAAGAGCGCGAGGGCGGAAAGAAGGGGAGAACCGGTCGCGCGGAACACGAGCGTGGCGAGCCCGAGCCCGACGACCGTCTGGGCGGCGGTGTGGGCGGCGCCGGTGAGGAAGAGCGGGGTGAACTCGGGGGTACGGAAGAGGTCGCGGTAGCGGGACATGCCGGGAGTCTCGGGGCGGGCCGGCCGCCTCGGTACTGTTTCGCGGAGACGCGAAACGACAGAGGGGTGCGCGCCATGGGCTGGTGGCAGATCGGCACGGACTCGCTGGCCGGGAGCAGATTCCTCGTCTCGCCGCTGGCCGAGGCGACCGCCGCCCTGAAGATCCTGCACGCGGCTGCCGGCGCCCACCCCGGCGAGCGCGCCTGGCTGGCCACGCACCTTCCCGCGTACCGCGAACGCCTCGCCGCCGAACCGCTCGACGCGCTGCTCGTCCGGGCGGCCATCGGGCCCACCTGGAACGCCGACTTCCTGACGCCGACGCCCACGGGCGAGCGCGAGCGGCCCTTCGAGGAGGAGGTCGCGGCGGTCCGGGAGGCCGAACCGGCTGATGCGGTACCCCAGTTGGAGGTCGCGGTCGGCGGTCCCGTCCCGGAGCCGCTGCGGTCGGCGGGGGATCTTCCGCACCGGATGGCGGGCGTCCTGGAGTGGGTGTGGCGGGAGACGGTGCTGGCCGACTGGCCGCGCCGCCGCCGGATCCTGGAGGCCGATGTGGTGGCGCGGACCGCGCGGTCGGCCCGGGACGGCTTGGCGGCGACGCTCGACGAGCTGTGCCCGGGGAAGATGCGCTGGCTGGGCGACGGACGGCTCCAGGTCAACCCCCGGGCGTATCCGCCGAGATGGATCGTGGGCGGCCGTCTGTTCTTCGTCCCGGTGACGCCGGCCAGGGGCTGGGTGTCCTGGGAGGGCTCCGAACGCTCCGCGATCGTGTACCCGTGCTCCGGCGCCCTGACGAACGCGACGGGCCCGGTGGCGCCCCAGGCGCTCGGGGCCCTGCTCGGCACGGCGCGTGCCGGGGTCCTCGTACGGCTCGAAGCACCCACGTCCACCAGTCAGTTGGTGGCGCTCACCGGGCAGGGCCTGGGGTCGGTGGGACGGCACCTGAAGGTGCTGCTCGACGCCGGGCTCGTGCGGCGGGGCCGGGCGGGCCGTTCGGTGCTGTACGAGTGGACGGAGGCGGGCGCGGTGCTCGTGCGGGCGCAGCGCTGAGCACGCGGGAGACCCCCGCCCCGGTGCTCCTCGGGGCGGGGGTCGGTCCCTCGGACGAGGGGGCGATCAGACCTTGAGGGCCTTGATCGCGGTCGGCGCGTGGCCGGGCTCGGTGGCGAGCTCCTCGAACTCGGTGACGTCGCTCATGTCGACCGTCTTGCTCATCGCGATGTTGGTGATGCGCTCCAGGATGGCCTCGACGACGACCGGGACCTGGTGCTCGACGGCCAGCTTCTTGGCCTCCTCGAACGCCTCGCCCAGCTTGTCGGGGTCGGTGACGCGGATCGCCTTGACGCCCAGGCCCTCGGCGACCTTGACGTGGTCGACGCCGTAGACGCCGAGCTCCGGGGTGTTGATGTTCTCGAATTCGAGGTTGACCTCGAAGTTGATGCCCAGGTTGCCCTGCGCCTGGCGGATCAGGCCCAGGTAGGCGTTGTTCACGAGGACGTGGACGTAGGGGACCTTGTGCTGGGCGGCGACCGCCAGCTCCTCGATCATGAACTGGAAGT is part of the Streptomyces sp. NBC_00250 genome and harbors:
- a CDS encoding MFS transporter; the encoded protein is MSRYRDLFRTPEFTPLFLTGAAHTAAQTVVGLGLATLVFRATGSPLLSALALFGPSLAQLVGATTLLSAADRVPPRAAISGIALFFALGTAVLAVPGLPTWAVFAILLAEGLAASLGGGVRYGLLNEILAREDFLLGRSVTNMAVGACQIGGFATGGVLIALLSPRGTVLVGAGLYLAAALLGRLGLGERPPRAAGRASVGETWRTNRRLLSSPARRRCYLALWVPNGLIVGCESLFVPYDPERAGLLFACAALGMLAGDTVVGRFVPSRLRGRIRFPLQALLAAPFLVFALDPALPLALLAVTLSAAGYAASLLHQERLMTLVPEELSGHALGLHTSGMLALQGVSAALAGTLAQYTSPRTAMVLLALASLAVTFSLARSEGRGKGPTEASSTGARPSPHKVRRRTA
- a CDS encoding ArsR family transcriptional regulator; its protein translation is MGWWQIGTDSLAGSRFLVSPLAEATAALKILHAAAGAHPGERAWLATHLPAYRERLAAEPLDALLVRAAIGPTWNADFLTPTPTGERERPFEEEVAAVREAEPADAVPQLEVAVGGPVPEPLRSAGDLPHRMAGVLEWVWRETVLADWPRRRRILEADVVARTARSARDGLAATLDELCPGKMRWLGDGRLQVNPRAYPPRWIVGGRLFFVPVTPARGWVSWEGSERSAIVYPCSGALTNATGPVAPQALGALLGTARAGVLVRLEAPTSTSQLVALTGQGLGSVGRHLKVLLDAGLVRRGRAGRSVLYEWTEAGAVLVRAQR